ccgccttctaaggctatctggcgccgatagacccgtcgcacccccttctataggtatccgacgtcgttggacccgtcgcacccccttctataggtatccgacgccggtggaccccttcacacctcattttatagcttcctagcttcgaggcattaactcgacgccggtggacccgtcgcacccctcattttgaatttcgtgactgacacacacacacacacaaacacaataCCAAAcactacacacacacacacacacacacacaacaacacacacacacacacacacacacagacacacgtgacagaataagcccgttattatatagtagatcatgatcatgatcatgatatccGTCTCTAGATTTTGTCACGGCAATTCCTTCATCTCTAGTACACTTAAAACCGCTATAATGAATAGCAAAATTCATCGAGTATCTGGGAGCTGTAATTTCTGTTCTATGTAGACGTCTTTGTAGATAGGTTACAAATTATGCTCGAAATTTTAACTACATTAGTCATCGACAAGAGTATCATTACATAGGTCAATTTCAAATGTTTAATAggtaattatttttcattattttcaaatatctaaAACCATATGAGGTACGCAATTTTACGAAATTCACTTATATGTTAGTATCTAGTCTGTTGTTGTAATCTCTTTGACCTGTTTCTACCAGATAcgtatagaagggggtgcgacgggtcctacggcgtcagattggtgcgccggcagtCCACCAACGCCACCGGCGttggtggacccggtcattggtgcgcaatagcTTAGTGTGCATAacacaaaagataaatggttggaaccgtttcatagccgtgaccactgggcgccTTGCTCTTCACTTTTATGATTCCTCCGCCTgcctgtttatttcttttttcgcctcaaatttgtagcatgccgttcttaGAAAgcggaaacacgcatgcaaacggttgcttaaatagtggcaagatgtttatgtgacctgacgtggaacgttatcattatcagtagaatgatgtctttcacgtcattttctgttaaaaaatcattctgtgataactattgggagaaatcagggggtatacccatacttcgagtaatgctttcaagttgtatctatattattctggcatcgaagaagtgtttgcagctgatggtcgaatattctccaaatgtagaattgacgcgtttacaaGGAAAAATCCGTAATCTTtagccttaatttataatataaagaggagaaggaaagcgttgttaaaaaacacaaatctaattttacagaaaacaccactactactaACTTTCACTGATCATTAAAgaggagcgaagctaaaaccatcgaaagtctgaagtccggctttaactgggcattcagactggtatataataacgggcttattttgtcacgtgtgtgtgtgtgtgtgtgtgtgtgtgtgtgtgtgtgtgtgtgtgtgtgtgtgtgtgtgtgtgtgtgtgtgtgtgtgtgtgtgtgggggtgtgtgtgtgtgtgtgtgtgtgtgtgtgtgtgtgtgtgtgtgtgtgtgtgtgtgtgtgtgtgtgtgtgtgcgtcagtcacgaaattcaaaaagggggtgcgacgggtccaccggcgttagattggtgcgccggcgccagacaccacTAGAAGGAGGTggggcgggtccaccggcgccagacacctctAGAAGGGGGCGCaatgggtccaccggcgtcggattggtgcgccggcgttaGATACTTGTGGAAGGGGTTTTGACGTGTCCACCGGGGTTGGATTCGTTCGCCGGCGCTAGATTGCTGTAATATGGGgagtgcaacgggtccaccagcgtcagATTGGCgggcaataacttcgtgtgcgtGACGCAAAaaatagatggttgcagccgtttcatagccgtggccactgggcgcttttCTTTCCACCTTCATGACATCTCCGCGTgcccatttccttcttcgttcgccttaagtttgtagcatgccgttctcagaaggTGGGAACACGgatgcgaacggctgcttaaatagtagaaagatgtttatgtgatttgacgtggaacgttatctttatcagtagtatgatgtctttcacatcattttatgccaaaacatcattctttgatagctgtttatagaaaaccaggaggaaaacccatatttcgcgtgataattttaattttttttataatgtattgataaggagtgttagaagctgaagctcgaatgttctccaattgtagaactgacgcgttcgGAAAAAAGactgtgaaatctttcgcttatagttataatataaaaggaaagaaagattattggagatacacaagtcctatttcacagaaaatgccactactgcTAATTTCCGTTGATTAGTAAaagggagcgaagcgaacaccatagaaaatctgaagtccggctttagccaattggtaacaataataataaacattattattattttcgacTAATTCactaccagtctgagcgtcagaattaataatagtgacattttctgtaaaattagaattatgaTTCTCTAACAacgtttacttcttttttaggGGAAATTTAGACTAAAgattcaaagttttctttgtaaacgcgtcagttctacatttggagaaaacTCAAACACTTTACCTTTaagcactccttcgatactAATGTAATATTGACACAACTTGGAATCATTACTTAAGGTATAGGTCTTCAATCTTGTTTTCCCCACCACTACTCACATaatgatgtttcacataaaatgaagtgaatgacattattgtactgataaagatagcgttccacatcagattaTGTAAACAATTGGctactatataagcagcagttGGCGCGAAAAATCTCATAGATATCTTccttcctaaacgcgtcagttcaacatttcgaaaacattcgaacttcagcttcaaacactccttatcaatatattatagacaaaatttaaaagtatcacgcgaaatatgggttttcctcttgttttctataaacacttatcaaagaatgatgtttcggcatagaatgacgtgaaagtcatcatcctactgatacaGAAAAGttgtcagatcacataaacatcttgctagagcggtgaaaagcaaagcgctgAATGGCCACgatgcacactaagttattgcgcaccaattaCCGGGTCCAaagacgccgttggacccgttgcacccttTCTAAAGgcatctggcgccagcgcgccAATGCGAcggcggtggacccgtcgcaccccttatataggtatctggcgccagcacGCCAGTgcggcgccggtggactcgtcgcaccctatattatagctatctggcgtcggcCTTACAagccgacgccggtggacccgtagcAACCTACTTCATagctatctggcaccggcgcgcCAATCAAACGcagcgggacccgtcgcaccccattttatagctttctggcgtcgaggcaacaactcgacgccggtagacccgtcgctccctccttttcgaatttcattactcacacacacacacttgaCGGAATAAGCcagttattatataccagtctgaacgtccagctaaagccggacctcagaatttctgtggtgtttgtttCGCTGGCCACCACTGaccaacgaaaattaatattagtgttgttttctatgaaattggacttgtgtacctccaacaatctttccttcttttttatattataactaaaagcgaaagatttcatagtcttctttcaaacgcgtcagttctacatctggagaacattcgaactccAGCTTCAAACACGCCATACCAATATAtcataaacaaaatttaaattatcaTGCGAAATAAgggttttccttctattttccctaaacagttatcaaagaaggatgttttggcataaaatgacgtaaaagacATCTGCCTACAGGTAAAGATAAcattccacgtcagatcacaaaaacatcttgctactatttaagcagccgtttgcatccGTGTTCCCAtcttctgagaacggcatgctacaaacgtgaggcgaacgaagaaggaaatagacaggcggaggagtcataaaggtgagcgcccagtggtcacggctatgaaacggctgcaaccatctatcttttgcgtcatgctcacggttattgcgcaccatttcgaagCCGCCGAAGCCGTCTCACACCATTTTGCAGCTaactggcgccggcgcaccaatccgacgctgcgGGACCTGTCGCACAGCGTTTTGTAGCTGTGATCTACTCAAAGGGCGATTAAATATTCTACGTAGATTCATCTCGAGGTTGGATCGAATGGAATTGGAAATCCAAATCGACCCACTCACCATTCCCTTTCAGAGACGATATTTCAAGTAGTGAgcattataattttttcttcacacacTTCTCTACCATTGTGTACATTTCATCTTGCTTCTTCTTCAGTACAATGCAGAGGAAGATTTGTACTGCTTGTACTTGTTGGCTGTTCTTTGGTAGCCTGCACAGATTGTACATTCGTTTTTGCCCAGTAAAGTTGGGAGTAACACCATGATGCGGACGGCGGTTGGGAAAGTGGATTGACTGTCTAGCTGCTACGATATTCTTTTTCAGCAACAGTGCTTCCTTCACAAGTCAATAATATTCAGCTGCACATTGCAAAGTAGTTAAAAAGTTTGAATTCCAACGAACCTCGGTATTGTTAGATGTCATATTgcgtattattatattatattattgtttatattgTCGTTTTTCGCACAAAACCTGAACTTGCACCATATCTCACCATATCCATACATCTTTATTGTCTCataatcttagcgcacgaatccAAAAAGGCTCAAGAATCGCTGGGGGTTTTGGATCCAAGGCAAAAACTCTACAATGAACGCAATGGCGATTGTCTGTCGAATCGCGGTAACTCGAACCATATCTCGGATGATTCTTCTGATCTGAATGAGACAATCGAACCATTCGCTAtagtgatcgatcagtcaacAGTGCACGCTAAGCGTCTCATTCAAAGTGAGCATTCAGTGAAGTCGCTAATTTGGTGATCGAAAAGGTGGAGTCTATCTGCtaagttgtggagaggtttggCCGTTTAAATTGTTAAatgaatcgcccatttcaggtTCTGCTGAAGGCGATCTTGCCGAAACGTTGgagaataaaattatttaacaaccacGTGTACAGTTTATTAAAAGTCAATACGACATCTCGGCTAACTATTGGGTTGAGGAATGTACCATGcccgctttttttcaaactaggAAATGTActaggaaattttttcaaactaggattagaaaatgctggaaaaatGTTGTATTTCATTTAGCAGAGTATTTGGCGCTCTTCATGACAGTGGTATCACgacttctttgttttattcatttttgtaatattaAAGTGGAGTGccaagtcaaaacgacaacaGGAGAAGGATAAATTATCCAACCTAAAAGCTATAGTTTTCGTGTTTAATGAGACGATAGAGCCGCTGCAGGTTAGATTGGTGCTGAACAatgaggatattttttttagtatttttctttcaaaaatgctTTATCGTGTTGTCTTTCTGAGTCTTTTATGCTTCACTCGATGTCCTCCAAACACATTAGAAATCTCATGCGCAATTTGAGCGATTCTATAATTTCGATTAAATACAGAATGCGGTGTGCATAATGTTGAGCTTTGACGATTTGGCTATCCaatcatctgaaaaaaaaaacaaccttgaaaaagcaataaattaGAACATTGTTATTGGACGATGCAAGAAATTCTCTGTGAAATGACAGAAAGGAAATCGTTgccaatatttattttcatgcccattgctaatttttcattctatagAATCTCTTCCCTGAAAGATTTGTGAGAGTAAGAAGACCTACAAAAAGATTTGCAAAGGTTTTCTATGGGGTTTCCGTACTTGAGGCGAGTGAAGGATTTGAGACAGGAAATTGtcttctgaaaaatgaaagcgaTCAACAAAAGGAGGGGCGCAAGGAGTTCCCCATTAGTGCGATAAACACTGAGAAAAGTGGAGAAGCTTGTACTCACTTTTACTCTTGTTAAGCTCTTCGAATAGTTATGGAAAAAGTAGTTTGCCTTTGGGAGAAAAGGATACAGATTTTATCGATAAGGAAGGAGAGTTCAGATGCTTGATAAAGTTAGTTATCAGGTCTGAGTTTTCTTCCTCCGTACCACCCTGGTACCCATTAAACTTCGGAGGGATGGAATGCTTGACtggtctcgaaccatcgacctgCAGCAGCAATCAAACTTCTTGCCTACTGCGCGGAACCCGCCCAGTGGGTGAAATTTTGATCGCAGTCAATGTTTTAACTCCTACTGAAATCAGTGAAAGGCCTTTCTCTTGCAATATTATTACAGTGTTGATGCATGCTTACTCTGAGCGAATTGCTTGTACCGATCGCCAAGATAATCCGGACTTCACACATTCTAGAGAGTCCTATCAGATAGATAGACAGATAGTACTCCACTCTGCACTGAGTGTCTAAGGAAAATCTTGAGAGAGAGTCACGTATGAATTTCTTTGCTCCAAAGGATTCTCCTTGCGTTGAACAAGAATATATGTTTCTTGTTCAACGCAAGGAGAATCCTAAGGAAAATCCTTTGTTTCTGCTGTGACTTCAGGAGACTCGCCGATAACATGACAACTTTTGAACTTAACAAAAAGCATCCTGAAGGAATATGCCCATGTAGGTGTCCTTGAATGTCAGTGAGAGAAACATCGTCCAGGAAACATTCAAGGAACGTTCGAGCAGGTCAACACGCAGCTGTCATTGAAATCGCGTTACACATGCAGCTTCAGACATCCAGCGTGAGTTCCTTTCCTGTAGAACGTTTTTGAATGTCAACAACTATGAATCTAACGACAAACTGATGGAATTATCGTGTAATGCAGAAATGATGATGTTATAAttctatgaaaaagaaatgaagtggaGAAAGGAGGAAAGGAAAGGGTTGTGTTTGGAAGACACCGAGTGAAGCATGAAAATGCCGAAACATTGTGTGGCTCTTCAAGGTTCACATACTAAAATAAACAAGACAACTTGCCTCCACTAACGCATAACATTGGAAGACTGCCTTCGGACCGTTACTGATTGGTAGTAATCCATACCATTCTGGTGGCTCTCCTGTTTTTAGTTTCATTGTTATCTTTGAAAATGAGCTTATCAGAGACTCTCAAGTCAGCTCGACCGAACAAATGCTGCAGATAGTTTTGAAAagacgagaagaaaacaacggCAGAGATTATAGAACCATGTCGAAGGCGATAGCTAACTGCAGGATTTGCAGGACAACAATAGAAAGAGGACAGGAGTACAATTTTAGTTaatcgtttttcatttttgtatgCATTTATCAGCTTCTCTTCAACCTTGTTCCATGTCAGATATGTAATTTCGTGATGGAATTGTTAAGATAGCATCTGGAGTTCACTCGAAGTTTGGAGCTTTcaaggcaacgtatcacgaaattgcaGGACGAGGCGGTACGAGGGGAGTGTAGATTACCAAAATGGGATCCCCTCATCTTCCGCTGATCGTCGTGATGGTGTGCGTTCAGTTGCAACATGCCACCGTCTTGTCTGAGAACattaatgaggtcttctcaccagcctgtTTGAGTGGATAGCCGCTGCTGAAGGACCGTAACGTGTACATGGGTGTTCGTACCCGTAGGGACCTAACGTACCCGTTGGGACTAAAGCAATTCCCACGCCGGTTTTTAGAGGACGTTTAGAGGGAACTGAGCAAGACAACGAAATCGAAATTTCCGTAATATACCACCCGCACTCTGCGTTTTGCTTGGCATGGTACTATTGTATAACATgactacaaaaaataatatcaaaCGGTCACACTaaccgaaaaaaattacaccTGTTTTAAGTTTGATTGATACCTGCTCGTGgcggccctgctttaactaaacacAATCGGACGTTCGAGTGTTCGCATTGGGAATGTACGGGCTATATAACTTGCACTGTTGTATGGCAAACCTTCCCATACACTGCAACAAGCCCATACTTTGGAAGGTCGAATGCCTGAGGGAAACATCGAATCTTTGGCGACAAACACCTATCTCGTTACATTGAACTACCAGTCGCTGTCAAGctcaagtgaactccaacaagccgctctatccagacttctgatCTATCTACATGTActgtttgctgcattgcaggaaacaggTATCAGGAATCGCCCTCTCATCAGTGTCGACAATTAAACCATCTACTGTGGCGATGCTGATGGGAGGGAATTAGAAGGCTGCGCAGTAGCTGTCAGGAACGATCATAAaaacctggtggaggagttTGGATCAGCGTCGTCACGATGCGCTTTTGtacgattgcgggatcgcaCAGGATTCAAACCCTGGATCGttagtgctcacgcacctatgGAGACCGCAGAGAACCGCAACAAGGACacgttttatgatgaactcaaaaaGTTGATATCCAATATATCAAACCAGCAGGCAGTaattgtcggaattgatgTGAATACAAGGATGGGacctgaacaacaatccgatttgcttgaaaaatgGTTCTATCCCATAGAGCAGACACCGGACAACGGAAATCGTCCGATAGGCTTTTGCAAGAAGACGAATCTCATCATCGCATCCATGTCTAAGAGGAACCATCGTCATCATCGGCTTACGTGTCAAACGACAACCCCACTGACGCCAGAAGAGCTGCGAAAGCGGAAGATACCGACTCTTATGCTTCAGCTCGATTACGTTCTAACGAAAAACATACCTTTATCAGATATCTGAAAATGTAGAGGTGTCTGGGACATCACATTCGATTGCGGCCAtcgcccagttcttctcaatcTTATGGTACGGTTCCAGGAAAGGCATCGGGGAGCTCAACATCAACCTCGACTTGGCAGTCTGAAAAACGAGGAGTGCAGAAAGAAGTCCCGATCAATATTGGATTACGGTACCAGGAAGAGGATGGACGACGCTGACTCTTCCACTAAATGcattcaggacgctgcaaagaaaacgccCCTGGTTTTAGCATCAAGGAAGAAGTTCTCCTTTGCATCTACGGAGACAATGTCCACATACCATTCTGTGTTTGCCGCACTACTGGTGACTTCAGCCAAgagaagcgtctgagaagAAGGTTGCGTCGTCAGCTGAAACGTGATCGTGAAAACGAAGGGAcatcaagagcgaaggagcttgagaaggcgtgggaggacaaggaCCCAAGAAACGCCTCCTGCTGAGAGAATGTAGGGGCGAGATAAAGAGGGGTTCGTTTGTTCTAAAGCTGCTAACGGAGTTGCTGTCGGGGTGGCAACCTTGCATATTTTGAGAGGGAGCATTTTAACATCCTGCTGAACCAACTCGCGCCGTCAGTCTCTGAACTCGTGCAGGCATTAAGACAGACATGCACCACGGTAAGCGAGGAGCCACTGAGGGAGTCGGATGTTCTAGtctatattcaaaaaatgaagaatggaaaatcttgcGGAGACGATGGAAATagtgcagaaatgctgaaatctctttctccttctgggatttgtgagatgacgaagatcatccgcTCAATATGGATTGACAAGAGAATTcgtgactcgtggagacacgctattatAGTTTCTCTCCACAAGAAGGTATCCGTTGCGGAACCCAGTAATTACCGAGGAATATCATTGCTCCGTataatgtacaaggttttggagcggataaTCCTGGATCGAGTAATccgacatcgcgaagaaaccacccTTGACGAGGAAGCCGGTTTTCGTCCCGGTCTATCGACGAGTGAtcaggtgtttattgtgaggagAGTAATTGGGAGCGGCATTCGAAGCCTCTACAGTTAGCATTTTTGGACTTCGAACCCGCTTTCAACACTTCTCAGAGAGGTAGTCTTCTCCATGCGCTTTGCGACAATGGAGTTCCAAGAAAATTCGTGCGCCTCTATAAGCGACGTAAAcaaaagaacaactgctgcggtCTGAACACCAGCTGAATGTACTCCACTGTTCGAAATGGAAACTAGGGGTGAGACAAGGGGTCGTGGAGGAAccatttctgttcaactttgccgtcgttgacataatgcgaagaacagttgagcagtgaCCCCGCTTCCTGCTTTGCTCGAGGTTCCCTGGGGGATCTCGAGTGCGCCGACGTTGTAGTAATGTTCGCTTCTAGCAGCGCAAAATTGCAAGATGTTGCTAACCTTGTATCGGATTTAACTGCAGCCTGCGGACTGTGGctccgccctgataaatgtaaCCAGATTTGGGTCTCATCGAGACCCTTAGCGGGAATCAGGGTGATGTACAACCTATCGAATTCGTGGATGAGTTGTGTTATTTGAGCTGTATGCTTGAAAAGGATGGcggctacgagagagatattcaacAAAGATGCGCCAAAGCTAACTCAGctctatcatgatgtacggatcagaAACATGGGAAGTGACGGCGACGGTGATGGAAAAGCTTGACTCTATGGGGaaaaagctgtttagacgactGCCAGGCTACTTTTGGTCGTTGGTATGCCAAAACGAAAAACTTTACTCGGAAGTAGACATCGTGTACCGGCAAATGGCGTGAAGACTACGTCAACATCTTGCTCAGCTCTACTCATAGAAAACGATcctcgcttctttggtcacgctATGAGGGGACCGTCTGATTGTCTTGCCCAAGCTGTCCTGAAGATGCTTCCAAATCCTAATTGGAAAAGGCCtcctggtcgtaaaagaaagttctggacggaggtggtgaaagaaggTCTGAGAACACTTGGCGTTGACAAGCGATTCGATCGAGACGCGAAATTCCTTCCGCTTGTGGAACAGCGACGGATGGATAGATTCTATACGAACTCCAGCTGAAGATCGTACAAGATGGGTGCGGATGTGCTCAATGACGACACACCCCGGCGAAGATACGGATAGCGACGTTAGGCCAGAACACCCatccgccgattaagtcaatcTAGTTTCAGGCGTAAGATACTTTGGAAGCCCCAACATTTTACTTTGGAAGAGAGAACGGCACGAGAAAACGGTCAATCGTACAATGCACTGGTTTCAAATGCAACTCCTTCCCAATTTCGCGTTGACGTTCCAAACTTTCCACCATTGTCCGAAgatatgtatttatgtatgtcggctttgataaggcaaattAGTTCCTCTTACATGTTAAACTTTCACGGTAAGTAAACTTTTGTGTGAATGAATACTCTCAAGTTTACAaatatcatgctgtataataacgagcttctTCTATCGCgtgtgtgcgtatgtgtgtgtgtctcactCAAGAAAGTCcgaaaagagagggagacggataccatggcgtcggtttgaggcgctggagcctcaacgcggtaaaattgaggatcaaatacaatacatagtagccaacagtttacgcgatctgacgtaaaaggttatttttgtcactacgaCAGTAATATTCACATTATTTCATGTTAGTACATCATTTTTTGCTAAAAGTTCAGAAGTTAGGATGCTCAtgcttcgaataatgtttccaaattgtggaggtttgagagaaacataaatgtaaaatgaagtttgattgttctccaaataaagaactgagcgtttagggaaaatcttCCATCTTTTCCAGTAGAAAAGTTGAATAAAGCGTTGGTAGAAAGAAGCAATACTAATTTTACTAAAAAAAGGCGTtactttcatttcttattgatcaatgaaggcgagcgaacccctgttataggtatctggcgccggcgtaCCACCCCGACGCCAGTGGGCCCGTCTCAcaccattttgtagctatctggcgccggcggaCGCGTTGCACctcccttttcgaatttcgttactgacacacacacatacacaggcATGTGACAGAATAAACCCGTTATTATTAGCGTGTTGGGAAAGTATGCCGCAATGtattatattaaaatattaccaTATTTCATGTTATTATGTTCATGTTATTACTCTACATACTCCAGTGTatcattcttcttcaaaattctgaaaaatttagtaaaaatttgaagagtgATTGTGATGATGGCATGAAAATAGTGAACATTTAGTAGAGTGCGCAAGTATATCGTCTCCTATGCATTTCGGATTTCTTCGGATTACCTAGCTTAgtgtatttcaaaaaatctacaCTCAGCTTCAA
This window of the Necator americanus strain Aroian chromosome III, whole genome shotgun sequence genome carries:
- a CDS encoding hypothetical protein (NECATOR_CHRIII.G9997.T1), whose product is MHSGRCKENAPGFSIKEEVLLCIYGDNVHIPFCVCRTTGDFSQEKRLRRRLRRQLKRDRENEGTSRAKELEKAWEDKDPRNASC
- a CDS encoding hypothetical protein (NECATOR_CHRIII.G9998.T1), which produces MKNGKSCGDDGNSAEMLKSLSPSGICEMTKIIRSIWIDKRIRDSWRHAIIVSLHKKVSVAEPSNYRGISLLRIMYKVLERIILDRVIRHREETTLDEEAGFRPGLSTSDQVFIVRRVIGSGIRSLYS
- a CDS encoding hypothetical protein (NECATOR_CHRIII.G9996.T1); the encoded protein is MVRFQERHRGAQHQPRLGSLKNEECRKKSRSILDYGRCKENAPGFSIKEEVLLCIYGDNVHIPFCVCRTTGDFSQEKRLRRRLRRQLKRDRENEGTSRAKELEKAWEDKDPRNASC
- a CDS encoding hypothetical protein (NECATOR_CHRIII.G9999.T1) — protein: MPKRKTLLGSRHRVPANGVKTTSTSCSALLIENDPRFFGHAMRGPSDCLAQAVLKMLPNPNWKRPPGRKRKFWTEVVKEGLRTLGVDKRFDRDAKFLPLVEQRRMDRFYTNSS
- a CDS encoding hypothetical protein (NECATOR_CHRIII.G9995.T1) — its product is METAENRNKDTFYDELKKLISNISNQQAVIVGIDVNTRMGPEQQSDLLEKWFYPIEQTPDNGNRPIGFCKKTNLIIASMSKRNHRHHRLTCQTTTPLTPEELRKRKIPTLMLQLDYVLTKNIPLSDI